The Urbifossiella limnaea genome has a window encoding:
- a CDS encoding aldehyde dehydrogenase family protein, whose translation MPVAGRLLIGGEWSAPRADFASHEPARWAEHVGTFPQATAAEVSDAVGAARATFPAWRRTSRVLRAECFDRLAQLIKRDTDALAELMARECGKNVTECRAEVVEGLHMVQYVFGSGRLPFGEVIASEIAEKDAFLRRKPWGVVGVITPWNFPFAVPLWMLGPSLLEGNTCVFKPSEDTPTVGQRLVELFAEAGFPAGTINLLHGDGEPGEALVRDARVNVVCFTGSYDVGRRIQEISASMHDRIVAAEMGGKNAVVVCDDARFDLAVTAGVLSAFKSTGQRCVSASRILVQEELFDRYAGAFVATARRLRFGDPLDPSNFAGPLVNPAAVEKVLGYNRLARDEGVAVLLELERPAGDGCFVPPFVYRTPHDAAMRSTREEVFGPHVALIPFRDDDEAVRIANATEYGLSLAVITESYRRMRLFRDECDYGMGYVNLPCIGAEVHLPFGGVKRSGNGHPSAAALVSAVTHPTAWTVNHGTDIKMAQGLSTAIDGPP comes from the coding sequence ATGCCCGTCGCCGGCCGCCTGCTCATCGGCGGGGAGTGGTCCGCCCCTCGCGCCGACTTCGCCAGCCACGAGCCCGCCCGCTGGGCGGAGCACGTCGGCACGTTCCCACAGGCGACCGCCGCGGAAGTATCGGACGCGGTGGGCGCGGCGCGGGCCACGTTCCCGGCATGGCGGCGGACGAGCCGCGTGCTCCGTGCCGAGTGCTTCGACCGGCTCGCGCAGCTGATCAAGCGCGACACCGACGCACTGGCCGAGCTCATGGCCCGCGAGTGCGGCAAGAACGTGACCGAGTGCCGGGCCGAAGTCGTGGAGGGGCTGCACATGGTGCAGTACGTCTTCGGCTCCGGCCGGCTGCCGTTCGGCGAGGTGATCGCGTCCGAGATCGCCGAGAAGGACGCGTTCCTGCGGCGGAAGCCGTGGGGCGTGGTGGGCGTGATTACGCCGTGGAACTTCCCGTTCGCGGTGCCGCTGTGGATGCTCGGGCCGAGCTTGCTGGAAGGGAACACGTGTGTCTTCAAGCCGAGCGAGGACACACCGACGGTCGGCCAGCGGCTCGTCGAACTGTTCGCCGAAGCCGGCTTCCCCGCGGGCACGATCAACCTGCTGCACGGCGACGGCGAACCCGGTGAGGCGCTGGTGCGGGACGCGCGGGTGAACGTCGTCTGCTTCACGGGCAGCTACGACGTGGGGCGACGCATCCAGGAGATTTCGGCGTCGATGCACGACCGCATCGTCGCGGCCGAGATGGGCGGCAAGAACGCCGTCGTCGTCTGCGACGACGCTCGTTTCGACCTGGCGGTGACGGCCGGCGTGCTGTCGGCGTTCAAGTCCACGGGGCAGCGCTGCGTGTCGGCGAGCCGAATTCTGGTGCAGGAGGAGTTGTTCGACCGCTACGCGGGGGCGTTCGTCGCCACCGCCCGGCGGCTGCGATTCGGCGACCCGCTCGACCCGTCGAACTTCGCCGGCCCGCTGGTGAACCCGGCCGCGGTCGAGAAGGTGCTCGGCTACAACCGGCTGGCCCGCGACGAGGGCGTGGCCGTGCTACTCGAGTTGGAGCGGCCCGCGGGTGACGGCTGTTTCGTGCCGCCGTTCGTGTATCGCACGCCGCACGACGCGGCGATGCGAAGCACCCGCGAAGAAGTGTTCGGCCCGCACGTTGCGCTGATCCCGTTCCGCGACGACGACGAGGCGGTGCGAATCGCCAACGCCACGGAGTACGGCCTGTCGCTGGCGGTCATCACCGAGAGCTACCGGCGGATGCGGCTGTTCCGCGACGAGTGCGACTACGGCATGGGCTACGTGAACCTGCCGTGCATCGGGGCGGAGGTGCACCTGCCGTTCGG
- a CDS encoding thioredoxin family protein: MADEYQNPGPTREEIDATAGPFVLEFGTSWCGYCQGAQPYIAEALAAVTDVPHMKVEDGPGRPLGRSFRVKLWPTLVVLRDGKEVARVVRPDSADDVRQAFAVLRSSGG; the protein is encoded by the coding sequence ATGGCCGACGAGTATCAGAATCCCGGGCCGACCCGCGAAGAGATCGATGCCACGGCCGGGCCATTCGTACTGGAGTTCGGCACGTCCTGGTGCGGCTACTGCCAGGGGGCGCAGCCGTACATCGCCGAGGCACTTGCCGCGGTGACGGACGTGCCGCACATGAAAGTCGAGGACGGCCCCGGCCGTCCGCTCGGGCGGTCGTTCCGCGTGAAGCTTTGGCCGACGCTCGTCGTGCTGCGCGACGGGAAGGAGGTTGCTCGGGTCGTCCGGCCTGACTCTGCCGACGACGTCCGGCAGGCGTTCGCAGTCCTCAGGTCGTCCGGCGGATAA
- the rpsT gene encoding 30S ribosomal protein S20, whose protein sequence is MPHTASAWKRLRKTEKRRLQNKAAYKKVKVARKAVATALAGADTAAVAKTVSETQAVLDRAADKGYIHKNKAARIKSRLAKKVKAAAAKPAAK, encoded by the coding sequence ATGCCCCACACCGCGAGCGCGTGGAAGCGCCTCCGCAAGACCGAGAAGCGGCGCCTCCAGAACAAGGCCGCGTACAAGAAGGTGAAGGTGGCCCGCAAGGCCGTCGCCACCGCTCTCGCCGGCGCCGACACGGCGGCCGTCGCCAAGACGGTGAGCGAGACGCAGGCAGTCCTCGACCGCGCCGCCGACAAGGGCTACATCCACAAGAACAAGGCGGCGCGGATCAAGAGCCGGCTGGCCAAGAAGGTGAAGGCCGCCGCCGCGAAGCCGGCGGCGAAGTAA
- the tsf gene encoding translation elongation factor Ts, protein MATVTPQMVKQLRDRTDQPMGLCKQALDQSAGDLDAAIVWLQKQNSKMGVKREGNETAEGRVGTYFCNTDKVAAIVEMRCESAPSAKSDQFVGLAGDVAKHVATASPADVAAALSQPFGAGTLQDRINDVVGVIREKMILQKFNRLTGAVYGSYVHHDGTVGVLLACTGAAANDELLRDVSAHIAALNPPYATVAAVPADVVAKEKELVQADMAADPKNAGKPANILEKVAEGKLKTRLAEVVLTEQPMANSAKYPNTTVGAALQKAGLTVQQYIRYKVGAVTY, encoded by the coding sequence ATGGCGACGGTCACTCCACAGATGGTCAAGCAGCTCCGCGACCGGACCGACCAGCCGATGGGCCTGTGCAAGCAGGCCCTCGACCAGTCCGCGGGCGACCTCGACGCCGCCATCGTCTGGCTGCAGAAGCAGAACAGCAAGATGGGCGTGAAGCGCGAGGGGAACGAGACCGCCGAGGGTCGCGTCGGCACGTACTTCTGCAATACCGACAAGGTCGCCGCGATCGTCGAGATGCGCTGCGAGTCGGCCCCGTCGGCCAAGAGCGACCAGTTCGTCGGCCTGGCCGGCGACGTGGCCAAGCACGTCGCCACGGCCAGCCCCGCGGACGTGGCCGCCGCCCTGAGCCAGCCGTTCGGCGCGGGTACCCTCCAGGACCGCATCAACGACGTGGTCGGCGTCATCCGCGAGAAGATGATCCTCCAGAAGTTCAACCGGCTGACCGGCGCGGTGTACGGCTCCTACGTCCACCACGACGGCACGGTCGGCGTGCTCCTCGCCTGCACCGGCGCGGCCGCCAACGACGAGCTGCTCCGCGACGTGTCGGCGCACATCGCGGCGCTGAACCCGCCGTACGCGACGGTCGCGGCGGTCCCGGCCGACGTCGTGGCGAAGGAGAAGGAACTCGTCCAGGCCGACATGGCCGCCGACCCGAAGAACGCGGGGAAGCCGGCCAACATCCTGGAGAAGGTGGCCGAGGGGAAGCTCAAGACGCGCCTCGCCGAGGTGGTGCTGACCGAGCAGCCGATGGCCAACAGCGCCAAGTACCCGAACACCACCGTCGGCGCCGCCCTGCAGAAGGCCGGGCTGACGGTCCAGCAGTACATCCGCTACAAGGTCGGAGCGGTCACCTACTGA
- a CDS encoding DUF1501 domain-containing protein: protein MPTFPHTHRTGLTRREAVQVGYSGLLGLGMAASAPAQSGSSRRKPNSVILVFLTGAASQLETFDPKPDNPAEIRGEFGTVATPVAGVRLGEHLPLLAARANKYALVRTLAHTDNNHTAATHHLITGAKQPGVRFDKPLSRDDYPVYGAGLAYLRPRSDGVPAAVTLPTFLADGPLVWPGQHAGFLGPRYDPFQVTQDPNLQSFKLDNLRPTGIDVDQLRDRAALLDAVNAQRRSMTASAEGRRLSDSQQHAITVLTSGRVATAFEMEKEPAATRDRYGRHSFGQSLLLARRLVESGVSVVQANMGRVQNWDHHSNIFPTMRRLLPPLDAGVSALLDDLGDRGLLETTMVVVVGDFGRTPKVINAGRDHWAPCFSALFAGAGVRPGVVVGRSDKTSAYPATTPYSPDDLGATVYHALGVDPHSEVRDRLDRPVQLNRGEVIQPLFTGA from the coding sequence ATGCCCACCTTCCCGCACACGCACCGCACCGGCCTGACCCGCCGCGAGGCCGTCCAGGTCGGCTACTCCGGCCTCCTCGGCCTCGGCATGGCGGCCTCGGCCCCGGCGCAGTCGGGTAGCTCGCGCCGCAAGCCGAACTCGGTCATCCTGGTGTTCCTTACCGGGGCCGCGAGTCAGCTGGAAACGTTCGACCCGAAGCCGGACAACCCCGCGGAGATCCGCGGCGAGTTCGGCACCGTGGCCACCCCGGTCGCCGGCGTCCGCCTCGGCGAACACCTGCCGCTGCTCGCGGCCCGCGCGAATAAGTACGCCCTCGTCCGCACCCTCGCCCACACCGACAACAACCACACGGCCGCCACGCACCACCTGATCACCGGTGCGAAGCAGCCGGGCGTGCGGTTCGACAAGCCGCTATCCCGCGACGACTATCCGGTCTACGGCGCCGGCCTCGCCTACCTCCGCCCGCGCAGCGACGGCGTCCCCGCGGCCGTGACCCTGCCGACATTCCTTGCCGATGGCCCGCTCGTGTGGCCCGGCCAGCACGCCGGGTTTCTCGGCCCGCGGTACGACCCGTTCCAGGTGACGCAGGACCCGAACCTGCAGTCGTTCAAGCTCGACAACCTCCGCCCCACCGGCATCGACGTCGATCAACTACGCGACCGCGCCGCCCTGCTCGACGCCGTGAACGCCCAGCGCCGCAGCATGACCGCCAGCGCCGAGGGCCGGCGGCTCAGCGACTCGCAGCAGCACGCCATCACGGTGCTCACGTCCGGCCGGGTGGCGACGGCGTTCGAGATGGAGAAGGAGCCGGCCGCGACCCGCGACCGCTACGGCCGCCACAGCTTCGGCCAGTCGCTGCTCCTGGCCCGCCGGCTGGTCGAGAGCGGCGTGTCGGTCGTGCAGGCGAACATGGGCCGCGTTCAGAACTGGGACCACCACAGCAACATCTTCCCCACGATGCGCCGCCTCCTGCCGCCGCTCGACGCCGGCGTGTCGGCGCTGCTGGACGACCTCGGCGACCGCGGCCTGCTGGAGACGACGATGGTCGTGGTGGTGGGCGACTTCGGGCGGACGCCAAAAGTCATCAACGCCGGCCGCGACCACTGGGCGCCGTGCTTCAGCGCCCTGTTCGCGGGGGCCGGTGTGCGGCCGGGCGTCGTCGTGGGCCGCTCCGACAAGACGTCCGCGTACCCGGCCACGACGCCGTACTCGCCGGACGACCTGGGGGCGACGGTGTATCACGCCCTCGGCGTGGACCCGCACAGCGAGGTCCGCGACCGCCTCGACCGCCCCGTGCAGTTGAACCGCGGCGAAGTCATCCAGCCGCTGTTCACGGGTGCGTAA
- a CDS encoding PQQ-binding-like beta-propeller repeat protein produces the protein MSFRLLPLAAGVLAVSVAALSAQPPAAPGPTDWPQWRGPNRDGKSAETGLLKSWPKDGPPKLWTISGLGTGYSTPTVAAGMIFVMGTRDGKDCVIGLKESDGKALWFTPLDPTKNPNQNNGPGGSPTYHDGKLYAVSNVGTLAALDANTGRGLWTRSYTKEFGAGVPSWGFNDSPLVDGNKLICAPSGTKGAVAALNLKTGATVWTTLLPQIGGGAGYSSPVKMTVGGIPTYVQLLGDKSGVVGVHADTGKLLWQYKEQGAIGSVAQIPTPVIYENKVWVSCSYTKPGGAALLELSPVGKDKIEVKTIKTYEKPELNNHHGGMILVGKHVFFGHEQNKAFPACVDITTGEIAYKEEKMPPGTSGSVAITFADGRLYYRFQNHVLALVEPDPTAFKMVSSFRLPEPSNKESWAHPVVANGKLYIRDQDKLHCFNLKASTN, from the coding sequence ATGTCTTTCCGCCTCCTGCCGCTCGCGGCTGGCGTCCTCGCCGTGTCCGTCGCGGCCCTGTCCGCCCAGCCGCCCGCCGCCCCCGGGCCGACCGACTGGCCGCAGTGGCGCGGCCCCAACCGCGACGGCAAGTCCGCGGAAACCGGCCTCCTGAAGAGCTGGCCGAAAGACGGCCCGCCGAAACTGTGGACGATTAGCGGGCTCGGCACGGGTTACAGCACACCGACGGTCGCAGCCGGCATGATCTTCGTGATGGGCACCCGCGACGGGAAGGACTGCGTGATCGGGCTGAAGGAGTCCGACGGCAAGGCATTGTGGTTTACCCCCCTCGACCCGACGAAGAACCCGAACCAGAACAACGGCCCGGGCGGCAGCCCGACTTACCACGACGGCAAGCTGTACGCCGTTAGCAACGTCGGCACCCTGGCCGCACTCGACGCCAACACCGGGCGGGGGCTGTGGACGCGCAGCTACACGAAGGAGTTCGGCGCCGGGGTGCCTTCGTGGGGCTTCAACGACTCGCCGCTGGTGGACGGGAACAAGCTGATCTGCGCCCCGAGCGGGACCAAAGGGGCGGTCGCGGCGCTCAACCTCAAGACCGGGGCCACTGTCTGGACCACCCTGCTACCCCAGATCGGCGGCGGCGCGGGCTACTCGTCGCCGGTGAAGATGACCGTCGGCGGCATCCCAACCTACGTCCAGCTCCTCGGCGACAAGTCGGGCGTCGTCGGCGTGCACGCCGACACCGGCAAGCTGCTGTGGCAGTACAAGGAGCAGGGGGCCATCGGGAGCGTCGCCCAAATCCCGACGCCCGTCATCTACGAAAACAAGGTGTGGGTGTCGTGCAGCTACACCAAGCCCGGCGGGGCGGCGCTACTGGAACTCAGCCCCGTTGGGAAGGACAAGATCGAAGTCAAGACGATCAAGACGTACGAGAAACCGGAGCTAAACAACCACCACGGCGGGATGATTCTCGTCGGCAAACACGTCTTTTTCGGGCATGAGCAGAACAAGGCTTTCCCCGCCTGCGTGGACATCACGACCGGCGAGATCGCCTACAAGGAGGAGAAGATGCCGCCGGGGACGAGCGGGTCGGTGGCCATCACCTTCGCCGACGGCCGGCTGTACTACCGGTTCCAGAACCACGTCCTGGCGCTCGTCGAGCCGGACCCGACGGCGTTCAAGATGGTGTCGTCGTTCCGCCTGCCGGAGCCGAGCAACAAGGAGAGCTGGGCCCACCCGGTCGTCGCCAACGGCAAGCTCTACATCCGCGACCAGGACAAGCTGCACTGCTTCAACTTGAAGGCGAGCACGAACTGA
- a CDS encoding HisA/HisF-related TIM barrel protein, with amino-acid sequence MPPPRIIPVIDIMGGQVVRAVGGRRSEYRPVQSVLTDSTEPGEVARALVAATGAEWLYLADLDAILYGRPDLASARAVAGIGVQTLYDCGYRSEGDHIRNSRLGFYLQCVVGTETGSLLLVSRLSPFWCGVSIDMRERQLLGDPAAWGGTSDPVEVAARAYDAGAAFLVLLDLARVGTGVGPGTESLVSAVKRRVPRANLVAGGGVRSWDDVRKLGDAGADAVLVASALHDGTLTLPRPTA; translated from the coding sequence ATGCCGCCCCCTCGAATCATTCCGGTGATCGACATCATGGGCGGCCAGGTCGTCCGCGCCGTCGGCGGGCGGCGGAGCGAATACCGGCCCGTGCAGAGCGTGCTGACGGACTCGACCGAGCCGGGGGAAGTAGCTCGGGCGCTAGTCGCGGCGACGGGGGCCGAGTGGCTCTACTTGGCGGACTTGGACGCCATCTTGTACGGGCGACCTGACTTGGCAAGCGCGAGGGCGGTCGCGGGCATCGGGGTGCAGACGCTCTACGACTGTGGATATCGGAGCGAAGGCGATCACATTCGGAATTCTCGCTTGGGCTTCTACTTGCAATGCGTCGTCGGAACGGAAACGGGCAGTCTACTCCTAGTGTCGCGTTTGAGTCCGTTTTGGTGCGGCGTATCGATTGACATGCGGGAGCGCCAGTTGCTTGGGGATCCGGCGGCGTGGGGAGGGACGAGTGACCCCGTGGAAGTCGCGGCCCGCGCTTACGATGCCGGCGCCGCATTTCTTGTCCTCCTCGATCTCGCTCGAGTTGGTACCGGAGTTGGTCCGGGGACCGAATCGCTCGTGTCGGCGGTGAAGAGGCGAGTACCGCGGGCCAATTTAGTGGCCGGCGGCGGGGTGCGGTCGTGGGATGACGTGCGGAAGCTCGGAGACGCGGGGGCGGACGCCGTTCTAGTCGCGTCCGCCCTCCACGACGGCACACTCACCCTGCCCCGCCCAACCGCGTGA
- a CDS encoding FAD-dependent oxidoreductase, translating to MSRLLLAAIAACTVTPRLRAEPDVVVYGATAGGVAAAVQVARMGKTVVVIEPGKHVGGLTSGGLGYTDSGNSRVIGGIAREFYQRVKKHYDDPAAWPFVKRDTFSGYRPAEDAMWVFEPHVAEKLLREMLAEHKIEVVFGERLDRKRGATLDGKRVRAFHTESGKVVEGKVFIDATYEGDLMAAAGVSYAVGREPNSRHGESLNGVARKWNTHTHRFLKAVDPFVRPGDRASGLLFGIDPGPYPADGEGDTRIQAYCFRMCMSNVPENRVPFPRPDGYVEAWYELLFRNFEAGDLRLPLKIDMMPNGTTDTNNNYAVSTDFIGQNYRYPEGDYAERDRITKQHELYQKGLMWSLANHPRVPESVRDKMKAWGLAKREFTDNGNWPHQLYVREARRLMADHVMTEADCRRQRDTPQSVGMGSYNMDSHNCMRWVTPDGTVQNEGDVQESPAGPYRISYKSVVPKAGECPNLLVPVCVSSSHIAYGSIRMEPVFMVLGQSSATAAVMALEAGVDVQAVDYTRLKTRLLADKQVLEFAAPPSKGGIDPKKLVGIVVDDSQAQLVGFETVSSSIGPFVGTGYRHDGNADRGKQTARFTPDLPAAGRYKVRIAYTANANRATNVPVTIAHADGTTKATVNMRRPPAVSESFVEVGTFRFAAGRGGAVTIGNADADGYVIADAVVFVPVKD from the coding sequence ATGTCCCGCCTCCTTCTCGCGGCAATCGCCGCCTGCACGGTCACACCCCGGCTCCGCGCCGAACCCGACGTGGTCGTCTACGGCGCCACCGCCGGCGGCGTCGCGGCCGCGGTGCAGGTCGCCCGCATGGGCAAGACCGTCGTGGTGATCGAGCCAGGGAAGCACGTCGGCGGCCTGACCTCCGGCGGCCTCGGCTACACCGACAGCGGCAACAGCCGCGTCATCGGCGGCATCGCCCGCGAGTTCTACCAGCGCGTCAAGAAGCACTACGACGACCCCGCCGCGTGGCCGTTCGTCAAGCGCGACACGTTCTCCGGCTACCGCCCCGCCGAGGACGCGATGTGGGTGTTCGAGCCCCACGTCGCCGAGAAGTTGCTCCGTGAGATGCTCGCCGAGCACAAGATCGAAGTCGTCTTCGGCGAGCGCCTGGACCGCAAGCGCGGAGCCACCCTCGACGGCAAGCGCGTCCGCGCGTTCCACACCGAGTCGGGCAAGGTCGTGGAGGGGAAGGTGTTCATCGACGCCACCTACGAGGGCGACCTGATGGCCGCCGCGGGCGTCAGCTACGCCGTCGGCCGCGAGCCGAATTCGCGCCACGGCGAGAGCCTGAACGGCGTCGCCCGCAAGTGGAACACGCACACCCACCGTTTCCTGAAGGCCGTGGACCCGTTCGTGCGCCCCGGCGACCGCGCCAGCGGCCTGCTCTTCGGCATCGACCCCGGCCCCTACCCCGCCGACGGCGAGGGCGACACCCGCATCCAGGCGTACTGCTTCCGCATGTGCATGTCGAACGTGCCCGAGAACCGGGTGCCGTTCCCGCGGCCGGACGGGTACGTCGAGGCGTGGTACGAACTGCTCTTCCGAAACTTCGAGGCCGGCGACTTGCGACTACCGCTGAAGATCGACATGATGCCGAACGGCACCACCGACACGAACAACAACTACGCCGTCAGCACCGATTTCATCGGGCAGAATTACCGCTACCCCGAGGGCGACTACGCCGAGCGAGACCGCATCACGAAACAGCACGAGCTGTACCAGAAGGGGCTGATGTGGTCGCTGGCGAACCACCCGCGGGTGCCGGAATCGGTCCGCGACAAGATGAAGGCGTGGGGGCTGGCGAAGCGCGAGTTCACGGACAACGGCAACTGGCCGCATCAGTTGTACGTCCGCGAAGCCCGGCGGCTGATGGCGGACCACGTGATGACCGAGGCCGACTGCCGCCGCCAGCGCGACACGCCGCAGAGCGTCGGCATGGGCTCCTACAACATGGACTCGCACAACTGCATGCGCTGGGTCACGCCCGACGGCACAGTGCAGAACGAGGGTGACGTGCAGGAATCGCCCGCCGGCCCGTACCGGATCAGCTACAAGTCGGTGGTGCCGAAGGCCGGCGAGTGCCCGAACCTGCTGGTGCCGGTGTGCGTGTCGAGTTCACACATCGCGTACGGGTCGATTCGCATGGAGCCCGTGTTCATGGTGCTCGGCCAGAGCAGCGCCACGGCCGCGGTGATGGCGCTCGAAGCCGGTGTGGACGTGCAGGCCGTGGACTACACCCGGCTCAAGACGCGGCTGCTGGCTGACAAGCAGGTGCTGGAGTTCGCAGCGCCGCCTTCGAAAGGTGGGATTGACCCGAAGAAGCTGGTCGGCATCGTGGTCGACGACTCGCAAGCCCAGTTGGTCGGCTTCGAGACGGTGAGTTCGAGCATCGGCCCGTTCGTCGGCACCGGCTACCGGCACGACGGTAACGCCGACCGGGGCAAGCAGACGGCCAGGTTCACTCCGGACCTGCCGGCCGCGGGCCGCTACAAGGTCCGTATCGCGTACACGGCCAACGCCAACCGCGCGACGAACGTGCCGGTCACGATCGCCCACGCCGACGGCACGACGAAGGCGACCGTGAACATGCGCCGGCCGCCGGCGGTGAGCGAATCGTTCGTCGAGGTGGGAACGTTCCGGTTTGCTGCCGGACGCGGGGGAGCCGTGACCATCGGCAACGCCGACGCCGACGGCTACGTCATCGCCGACGCCGTGGTGTTCGTACCGGTCAAGGATTAG
- the purQ gene encoding phosphoribosylformylglycinamidine synthase I, with amino-acid sequence MATPHALVLRAPGSNCDGEAAAAFEMAGAKVERIHVNAVRENPRILKRFQILTVPGGFSYGDDIAAGKVFALQLQHFLADALRKFRDDEKLILGICNGFQAILKAGLLMPPDEDGPLATLGFNENGRFEDRWVKLRATPGKCVFLKGVAELNVPVAHGEGNFVGRKEWIVRGLDQSGQVVLRYAGAHGHANGFPENPNGSQDDIAGITDATGRVLGMMPHPERHIFPTQHPQWTRLGLQAEGEGLKLFRNAVEFFAQS; translated from the coding sequence ATGGCCACACCCCACGCTCTCGTACTCCGGGCGCCCGGGTCCAACTGCGACGGCGAGGCCGCCGCGGCGTTCGAGATGGCTGGGGCGAAGGTCGAGCGCATTCACGTCAACGCGGTCCGCGAGAACCCGCGAATTCTGAAACGGTTCCAGATTCTCACCGTCCCGGGCGGCTTCAGCTACGGCGACGACATCGCCGCGGGCAAGGTGTTCGCCCTGCAACTGCAGCACTTCCTGGCCGACGCCCTCCGCAAGTTCCGCGACGACGAGAAGCTCATCCTCGGCATCTGCAACGGCTTCCAGGCGATTCTCAAGGCCGGGTTGCTGATGCCGCCCGACGAGGACGGCCCGCTCGCCACGCTCGGGTTCAACGAGAACGGCCGCTTCGAGGACCGCTGGGTGAAGCTGCGGGCGACGCCGGGGAAGTGCGTGTTCCTGAAGGGCGTGGCCGAGTTGAACGTGCCCGTCGCGCACGGCGAGGGGAACTTCGTCGGCCGAAAGGAGTGGATCGTCCGCGGACTGGACCAGTCCGGGCAGGTGGTGCTCCGCTACGCCGGGGCACACGGCCACGCGAACGGCTTCCCGGAGAACCCGAACGGCTCGCAGGACGACATCGCCGGCATTACGGACGCAACGGGCCGCGTGCTGGGGATGATGCCGCACCCGGAGCGGCACATCTTCCCAACGCAGCACCCGCAGTGGACGCGGCTCGGGTTGCAGGCGGAAGGCGAGGGGCTAAAGCTGTTCCGAAACGCGGTGGAGTTCTTCGCGCAGAGTTGA
- the rpsB gene encoding 30S ribosomal protein S2: MALVDVKQLLEAGVHYGHRASRWNPKMRPYIYGKRNLIHIVDLRETVRGLLRSYRYVSQVVARGGLVMFVGTKRQAKEVVEREAMRSGMPFVSERWLGGTLTNYRTIRNRLKRLQELEAMWLPVGENPNRVDLNAYMAGMMTEAGKLDPAKAPDTSDIRTHSKKMISAMSRELLKIRRNLMGIRDMVKLPDALVIVGPNKEHIAVKEAKRMGVTTIALIDTDSDPDPVDLPIPGNDDSIRSIEVILAKLADACLEGRAALPPEQQAMIKPRQPQQRPAAPAPAAEANPAPAPTVA, translated from the coding sequence GTGGCTCTCGTCGACGTGAAGCAGCTGCTCGAAGCCGGCGTCCACTACGGGCACCGGGCCAGCCGGTGGAACCCGAAGATGCGGCCGTACATCTACGGCAAGCGGAACCTCATTCACATCGTGGACTTGCGCGAGACCGTGCGCGGGCTGCTGCGGTCGTACCGGTACGTGTCGCAGGTCGTGGCCCGCGGCGGGCTGGTCATGTTCGTCGGCACCAAGCGGCAGGCGAAGGAAGTCGTCGAGCGCGAGGCCATGCGCTCCGGCATGCCGTTCGTCTCCGAGCGCTGGCTCGGCGGCACCCTCACCAACTACCGCACGATCCGCAACCGGCTGAAGCGGCTCCAGGAGCTGGAGGCGATGTGGCTGCCGGTCGGCGAGAACCCGAACCGGGTGGACCTGAACGCCTACATGGCCGGCATGATGACCGAGGCCGGCAAGCTCGACCCGGCCAAGGCGCCGGACACGTCCGACATCCGGACGCACAGCAAGAAGATGATCTCGGCCATGAGCCGCGAGCTCCTGAAGATTCGCCGCAACCTGATGGGCATCCGGGACATGGTGAAGCTCCCGGACGCGCTCGTCATCGTCGGGCCGAACAAGGAGCACATCGCGGTCAAGGAAGCGAAGCGGATGGGCGTCACCACCATCGCCCTGATCGACACCGACAGCGACCCGGACCCGGTGGACTTGCCGATCCCGGGGAACGACGACAGCATCCGGTCGATCGAGGTGATCCTGGCGAAGCTCGCCGACGCGTGCCTCGAAGGCCGCGCCGCCCTGCCGCCGGAGCAGCAGGCGATGATCAAGCCGCGCCAGCCCCAGCAGCGGCCGGCCGCCCCGGCGCCCGCCGCCGAGGCGAACCCGGCCCCGGCTCCGACCGTCGCTTAA